The following proteins are encoded in a genomic region of Arachis ipaensis cultivar K30076 chromosome B02, Araip1.1, whole genome shotgun sequence:
- the LOC107626603 gene encoding putative disease resistance protein At3g14460 isoform X2, giving the protein MAETLVVGALVSGFANVVLERLISREFVNLVVGKKLDRKLVERLRTAILAAKALVADAEQKQFGNELVREWLDSLKDALYTADDLLDRVFIKAQIRNKVRIRLPHFLDLPHRKSNREMMTKIEEVVERIVDLETRKDTLGLKDIPTGSSSWRPPTTSLVKGNVFGRDGDQQALIKMLNDNNHHNLSVISIVGMGGVGKTTLAQWLYNNKDLMDGVDLKAWICVSENFDVVETTKNVIKGISSGVCSLDGFDLLQQDLKEKLSEKKFFIVLDDVWSEDVDRWNSFITPFQHGRKGSTILLTTRMVNVGRIVQHYNSYTLNQLSDDFCWSIFAENASFPESNGSSELEGIGRKIVERCDGLPLAAETLGRLLRSARRVEEWNKILSSDIWEFSVANCKIVPALLLSYHHLPTHLKRCFVYCSLYPKDYKLDKDELILLWMAEDLLQPPRRGRTVEQVGCECFDVLVSRLFFKQVENNDEKYFVMHDLMHDLATFLAGDLYCRFSELGEMEEMSILTRHLSYDHSISEKTCSSNKIESLRTLLYINHGHGVRFWKPHTMLPCDLLSKNKYLRVLSFSRLDIFPDSIDKLIHLRYLDLSTNVVQTLPESICNLCNLQTLKLKDCSRLTMLPNGMYKLVNLRHLDIRGTPLKEMPKGMDKLKQLQTLSKFVVGKQEDNRIEELGGLLNLHGSLVIHKLQNVVDANQARSARIIDKKHIDELYLEWSSNNYMVSDAQNERDILHSLQPYTDLKELIIWGYKGTMFPDWLGHCSYNNITSVSLCYCKNCCMLPSLGQLPSLKSLHVESFDELKSIGKEFYKNGGHQHSSPIAPFPSLESLEFDKMSCWEEWHLPDSEAFPQLKSLQIRECPMLKGDMVNQVLVRIVSSSSDVSKVRQLKIQEQRQSWGNKEMTLDGDRLSMSGFEGVVECAFKARIIHHLTYLQEIRISWCSSVVSLGDNCLPKSLLKLQMYRCGQIELLQKQQKYDLVDLQILESCDSLTSLSLDAFPNLKVISITRCSNLESVSMSEPPHATLQSLTIYECPEFVSFAGEGLDAPNLTHLGVTKCHRLEALPRDMNSLLPNLHSLDIRGCPNICRWPEGGLPANLKELSVGDCEEQVRGLSWLGNLDNLTYLMIVGDGSESIIESYPEVGSLPRLPSLSTLHIKRFDNLETLECNELLRLTSLQQYVVNAFL; this is encoded by the coding sequence ATGGCTGAAACACTTGTTGTTGGAGCTTTAGTTTCTGGCTTCGCCAACGTTGTTCTTGAGAGGCTCATTTCACGTGAGTTTGTCAACTTGGTGGTGGGCAAGAAGCTGGATCGGAAGTTGGTTGAGAGGCTGAGGACTGCTATCTTGGCTGCCAAAGCTCTGGTTGCTGACGCTGAGCAGAAGCAGTTTGGAAACGAACTCGTGAGGGAATGGCTTGATAGTCTCAAAGATGCTCTCTACACTGCTGATGACTTGCTGGACCGTGTCTTCATCAAAGCTCAAATTCGCAACAAGGTACGCATTCGTCTTCCTCACTTCCTTGATTTGCCTCATAGGAAGTCTAATAGGGAGATGATGACTAAGATAGAAGAGGTGGTTGAAAGAATAGTAGATCTTGAGACTCGCAAAGATACCCTTGGTCTCAAAGACATTCCAACGGGTAGCTCCTCATGGAGACCTCCAACCACTTCTCTTGTGAAGGGGAATGTGTTCGGCAGGGATGGTGACCAACAGGCACTAATCAAGATGCTCAATGACAACAATCATCATaacttgtctgtcatctctattgTTGGTATGGGCGGTGTTGGTAAAACTACTTTGGCGCAATGGCTCTACAACAATAAGGATTTGATGGACGGGGTTGATCTGAAAGCATGGATTTGTGTTTCTGAAAATTTTGATGTTGTTGAGACTACAAAGAATGTTATAAAAGGAATCTCTTCAGGTGTTTGTAGTCTTGACGGCTTTGATTTACTTCAACAAGATTTGAAGGAAAAACTGTCAGAAAAGAAGTTCTTCATTGTTTTGGACGATGTTTGGAGTGAAGATGTTGACAGGTGGAATAGTTTTATCACCCCTTTTCAACATGGGAGAAAGGGAAGCACTATTCTTCTAACTACCCGCATGGTAAATGTTGGTCGAATAGTCCAACACTATAACTCTTACACCCTCAATCAACTGTCAGATGATTTTTGTTGGTCTATTTTTGCGGAGAATGCATCCTTTCCTGAATCAAATGGGAGCTCAGAACTGGAAGGAATAGGCAGAAAGATTGTCGAGAGGTGTGATGGCTTGCCGTTAGCTGCAGAAACACTTGGACGCTTGTTGCGCTCAGCGCGTCGTGTTGAAGAATGGAATAAAATACTATCGAGTGACATTTGGGAATTTTCTGTGGCAAATTGCAAGATTGTTCCTGCATTGTTATTAAGTTACCATCATCTACCCACTCATTTAAAACGTTGCTTTGTTTATTGTTCATTGTATCCCAAAGATTATAAACTTGATAAAGATGAATTAATATTGCTGTGGATGGCTGAAGATCTTTTACAACCACCAAGGAGGGGACGGACTGTAGAACAAGTTGGTTGCGAGTGTTTTGATGTGTTGGTTTCAAGActattcttcaagcaagttgagaataatgatgagaaatattttgtgatgcatgatctcatgcatGACTTGGCAACTTTTCTTGCTGGAGATCTTTATTGTAGATTCTCAGAACTTGGTGAAATGGAAGAGATGAGTATTCTAACTCGCCATTTGTCATACGATCATTCAATCTCTGAGAAAACATGCTCCTCTAATAAAATAGAATCTTTGAGGACATTATTGTATATCAATCATGGTCATGGAGTTCGTTTCTGGAAACCACACACAATGTTACCATGTGATTTATTGTCAAAGAATAAATACTTGAGAGTTTTGTCCTTTAGTAGACTCGATATATTTCCTGATTCAATAGATAAATTGATCCACCTGCGCTATTTGGATCTCTCTACAAATGTTGTTCAGACATTGCCCGAGTCAATATGCAATTTGTGTAATTTACAAACATTAAAGTTAAAAGATTGTTCAAGGCTGACTATGCTGCCCAATGGCATGTATAAGCTTGTGAATTTGCGGCATCTTGATATAAGAGGTACTCCTCTGAAAGAAATGCCAAAAGGAATGGACAAATTAAAACAGTTGCAAACTTTAAGCAAGTTTGTGGTGGGAAAGCAAGAAGACAATAGAATCGAAGAGTTAGGAGGGCTTTTAAATCTTCATGGATCACTTGTGATTCACAAATTGCAAAATGTGGTTGATGCCAATCAGGCAAGAAGTGCAAGGATAATAGATAAGAAGCACATTGACGAGTTATATTTGGAATGGTCTTCAAATAATTATATGGTTTCAGATGCACAAAATGAAAGAGATATACTCCACAGCTTGCAACCATACACTGACTTGAAAGAGTTGATAATATGGGGTTACAAGGGTACAATGTTTCCAGATTGGTTGGGGCATTGTTCCTACAACAATATAACAAGTGTATCTCTATGCTATTGTAAGAATTGCTGCATGTTGCCTTCACTTGGACAGCTGCCATCCCTGAAGTCCCTCCACGTTGAAAGTTTTGATGAGCTGAAGAGCATTGGCAAGGAGTTTTACAAGAATGGAGGCCATCAACATTCTTCGCCTATTGCACCGTTTCCCTCACTGGAGTCATTGGAATTTGATAAGATGTCATGTTGGGAGGAGTGGCACTTACCTGACTCAGAAGCCTTTCCTCAGCTTAAGAGCCTTCAAATAAGAGAGTGTCCAATGTTAAAGGGAGATATGGTTAATCAGGTATTAGTGAGAATCGTTTCTTCCTCATCGGATGTTTCCAAAGTGCGCCAACTGAAAATACAAGAACAGCGTCAATCATGGGGGAATAAAGAGATGACACTCGATGGGGATAGGTTATCAATGAGTGGATTTGAAGGTGTGGTGGAGTGTGCATTTAAGGCAAGGATCATCCACCATCTAACTTACCTCCAAGAAATACGCATCTCATGGTGTTCATCTGTTGTATCCTTGGGGGACAATTGTTTACCCAAATCTTTGCTAAAGCTCCAAATGTATAGGTGTGGCCAAATTGAATTACTCCAGAAACAACAGAAATATGATTTGGTAGATCTACAAATACTTGAAAGTTGTGATTCACTGACCTCATTATCGCTGGATGCCTTTCCCAATCTCAAGGTTATCAGCATAACCAGGTGTTCAAATCTGGAATCAGTTTCAATGTCAGAGCCACCACACGCTACTCTTCAAAGTCTCACCATCTATGAATGCCCTGAATTTGTGTCATTTGCAGGAGAAGGACTGGATGCACCCAACTTGACTCATCTCGGCGTCACAAAATGCCACAGGTTGGAGGCATTGCCACGTGACATGAATAGTCTTCTCCCAAATTTACACTCTCTGGACATACGAGGTTGCCCAAACATTTGTAG
- the LOC107626603 gene encoding putative disease resistance protein At3g14460 isoform X1: MAETLVVGALVSGFANVVLERLISREFVNLVVGKKLDRKLVERLRTAILAAKALVADAEQKQFGNELVREWLDSLKDALYTADDLLDRVFIKAQIRNKVRIRLPHFLDLPHRKSNREMMTKIEEVVERIVDLETRKDTLGLKDIPTGSSSWRPPTTSLVKGNVFGRDGDQQALIKMLNDNNHHNLSVISIVGMGGVGKTTLAQWLYNNKDLMDGVDLKAWICVSENFDVVETTKNVIKGISSGVCSLDGFDLLQQDLKEKLSEKKFFIVLDDVWSEDVDRWNSFITPFQHGRKGSTILLTTRMVNVGRIVQHYNSYTLNQLSDDFCWSIFAENASFPESNGSSELEGIGRKIVERCDGLPLAAETLGRLLRSARRVEEWNKILSSDIWEFSVANCKIVPALLLSYHHLPTHLKRCFVYCSLYPKDYKLDKDELILLWMAEDLLQPPRRGRTVEQVGCECFDVLVSRLFFKQVENNDEKYFVMHDLMHDLATFLAGDLYCRFSELGEMEEMSILTRHLSYDHSISEKTCSSNKIESLRTLLYINHGHGVRFWKPHTMLPCDLLSKNKYLRVLSFSRLDIFPDSIDKLIHLRYLDLSTNVVQTLPESICNLCNLQTLKLKDCSRLTMLPNGMYKLVNLRHLDIRGTPLKEMPKGMDKLKQLQTLSKFVVGKQEDNRIEELGGLLNLHGSLVIHKLQNVVDANQARSARIIDKKHIDELYLEWSSNNYMVSDAQNERDILHSLQPYTDLKELIIWGYKGTMFPDWLGHCSYNNITSVSLCYCKNCCMLPSLGQLPSLKSLHVESFDELKSIGKEFYKNGGHQHSSPIAPFPSLESLEFDKMSCWEEWHLPDSEAFPQLKSLQIRECPMLKGDMVNQVLVRIVSSSSDVSKVRQLKIQEQRQSWGNKEMTLDGDRLSMSGFEGVVECAFKARIIHHLTYLQEIRISWCSSVVSLGDNCLPKSLLKLQMYRCGQIELLQKQQKYDLVDLQILESCDSLTSLSLDAFPNLKVISITRCSNLESVSMSEPPHATLQSLTIYECPEFVSFAGEGLDAPNLTHLGVTKCHRLEALPRDMNSLLPNLHSLDIRGCPNICRLPPNLKELTVGDCQQQLRSLTWMGNLDNLTHLTIYDDGSESRIKSYPEVGLLPRLPSLTTLHIKQFHELETLDCNELLRLTSLQQLHISYCNKLKNMEGEKLPRSLLLLQIDNCYLLREQCMNKHQQIWSKISHIPIIKLNRRQIF; encoded by the coding sequence ATGGCTGAAACACTTGTTGTTGGAGCTTTAGTTTCTGGCTTCGCCAACGTTGTTCTTGAGAGGCTCATTTCACGTGAGTTTGTCAACTTGGTGGTGGGCAAGAAGCTGGATCGGAAGTTGGTTGAGAGGCTGAGGACTGCTATCTTGGCTGCCAAAGCTCTGGTTGCTGACGCTGAGCAGAAGCAGTTTGGAAACGAACTCGTGAGGGAATGGCTTGATAGTCTCAAAGATGCTCTCTACACTGCTGATGACTTGCTGGACCGTGTCTTCATCAAAGCTCAAATTCGCAACAAGGTACGCATTCGTCTTCCTCACTTCCTTGATTTGCCTCATAGGAAGTCTAATAGGGAGATGATGACTAAGATAGAAGAGGTGGTTGAAAGAATAGTAGATCTTGAGACTCGCAAAGATACCCTTGGTCTCAAAGACATTCCAACGGGTAGCTCCTCATGGAGACCTCCAACCACTTCTCTTGTGAAGGGGAATGTGTTCGGCAGGGATGGTGACCAACAGGCACTAATCAAGATGCTCAATGACAACAATCATCATaacttgtctgtcatctctattgTTGGTATGGGCGGTGTTGGTAAAACTACTTTGGCGCAATGGCTCTACAACAATAAGGATTTGATGGACGGGGTTGATCTGAAAGCATGGATTTGTGTTTCTGAAAATTTTGATGTTGTTGAGACTACAAAGAATGTTATAAAAGGAATCTCTTCAGGTGTTTGTAGTCTTGACGGCTTTGATTTACTTCAACAAGATTTGAAGGAAAAACTGTCAGAAAAGAAGTTCTTCATTGTTTTGGACGATGTTTGGAGTGAAGATGTTGACAGGTGGAATAGTTTTATCACCCCTTTTCAACATGGGAGAAAGGGAAGCACTATTCTTCTAACTACCCGCATGGTAAATGTTGGTCGAATAGTCCAACACTATAACTCTTACACCCTCAATCAACTGTCAGATGATTTTTGTTGGTCTATTTTTGCGGAGAATGCATCCTTTCCTGAATCAAATGGGAGCTCAGAACTGGAAGGAATAGGCAGAAAGATTGTCGAGAGGTGTGATGGCTTGCCGTTAGCTGCAGAAACACTTGGACGCTTGTTGCGCTCAGCGCGTCGTGTTGAAGAATGGAATAAAATACTATCGAGTGACATTTGGGAATTTTCTGTGGCAAATTGCAAGATTGTTCCTGCATTGTTATTAAGTTACCATCATCTACCCACTCATTTAAAACGTTGCTTTGTTTATTGTTCATTGTATCCCAAAGATTATAAACTTGATAAAGATGAATTAATATTGCTGTGGATGGCTGAAGATCTTTTACAACCACCAAGGAGGGGACGGACTGTAGAACAAGTTGGTTGCGAGTGTTTTGATGTGTTGGTTTCAAGActattcttcaagcaagttgagaataatgatgagaaatattttgtgatgcatgatctcatgcatGACTTGGCAACTTTTCTTGCTGGAGATCTTTATTGTAGATTCTCAGAACTTGGTGAAATGGAAGAGATGAGTATTCTAACTCGCCATTTGTCATACGATCATTCAATCTCTGAGAAAACATGCTCCTCTAATAAAATAGAATCTTTGAGGACATTATTGTATATCAATCATGGTCATGGAGTTCGTTTCTGGAAACCACACACAATGTTACCATGTGATTTATTGTCAAAGAATAAATACTTGAGAGTTTTGTCCTTTAGTAGACTCGATATATTTCCTGATTCAATAGATAAATTGATCCACCTGCGCTATTTGGATCTCTCTACAAATGTTGTTCAGACATTGCCCGAGTCAATATGCAATTTGTGTAATTTACAAACATTAAAGTTAAAAGATTGTTCAAGGCTGACTATGCTGCCCAATGGCATGTATAAGCTTGTGAATTTGCGGCATCTTGATATAAGAGGTACTCCTCTGAAAGAAATGCCAAAAGGAATGGACAAATTAAAACAGTTGCAAACTTTAAGCAAGTTTGTGGTGGGAAAGCAAGAAGACAATAGAATCGAAGAGTTAGGAGGGCTTTTAAATCTTCATGGATCACTTGTGATTCACAAATTGCAAAATGTGGTTGATGCCAATCAGGCAAGAAGTGCAAGGATAATAGATAAGAAGCACATTGACGAGTTATATTTGGAATGGTCTTCAAATAATTATATGGTTTCAGATGCACAAAATGAAAGAGATATACTCCACAGCTTGCAACCATACACTGACTTGAAAGAGTTGATAATATGGGGTTACAAGGGTACAATGTTTCCAGATTGGTTGGGGCATTGTTCCTACAACAATATAACAAGTGTATCTCTATGCTATTGTAAGAATTGCTGCATGTTGCCTTCACTTGGACAGCTGCCATCCCTGAAGTCCCTCCACGTTGAAAGTTTTGATGAGCTGAAGAGCATTGGCAAGGAGTTTTACAAGAATGGAGGCCATCAACATTCTTCGCCTATTGCACCGTTTCCCTCACTGGAGTCATTGGAATTTGATAAGATGTCATGTTGGGAGGAGTGGCACTTACCTGACTCAGAAGCCTTTCCTCAGCTTAAGAGCCTTCAAATAAGAGAGTGTCCAATGTTAAAGGGAGATATGGTTAATCAGGTATTAGTGAGAATCGTTTCTTCCTCATCGGATGTTTCCAAAGTGCGCCAACTGAAAATACAAGAACAGCGTCAATCATGGGGGAATAAAGAGATGACACTCGATGGGGATAGGTTATCAATGAGTGGATTTGAAGGTGTGGTGGAGTGTGCATTTAAGGCAAGGATCATCCACCATCTAACTTACCTCCAAGAAATACGCATCTCATGGTGTTCATCTGTTGTATCCTTGGGGGACAATTGTTTACCCAAATCTTTGCTAAAGCTCCAAATGTATAGGTGTGGCCAAATTGAATTACTCCAGAAACAACAGAAATATGATTTGGTAGATCTACAAATACTTGAAAGTTGTGATTCACTGACCTCATTATCGCTGGATGCCTTTCCCAATCTCAAGGTTATCAGCATAACCAGGTGTTCAAATCTGGAATCAGTTTCAATGTCAGAGCCACCACACGCTACTCTTCAAAGTCTCACCATCTATGAATGCCCTGAATTTGTGTCATTTGCAGGAGAAGGACTGGATGCACCCAACTTGACTCATCTCGGCGTCACAAAATGCCACAGGTTGGAGGCATTGCCACGTGACATGAATAGTCTTCTCCCAAATTTACACTCTCTGGACATACGAGGTTGCCCAAACATTTGTAGGTTGCCGCCTAACCTGAAAGAGCTCACTGTAGGAGATTGCCAGCAACAACTGAGAAGTCTAACATGGATGGGCAACTTGGACAACCTCACTCATCTCACCATTTATGATGATGGCAGTGAGAGCAGAATAAAGTCATACCCAGAGGTGGGTTTGCTGCCTCGCCTTCCCTCCCTTACCACTCTACATATCAAACAATTTCATGAACTGGAGACATTGGACTGCAATGAGCTTCTCCGCCTCACCTCCCTCCAACAACTACACATTTCATACTGTAACAAGCTGAAGAATATGGAAGGAGAAAAGCTGCCTCGCTCTCTCTTACTACTTCAAATTGACAACTGTTATTTGCTGCGCGAACAGTGCATGAACAAGCATCAACAAATTTGGTCCAAAATTTCCCATATCCCCATCATTAAACTCAATCGCAGACAAATTTTCTGA